From Chlorocebus sabaeus isolate Y175 chromosome 15, mChlSab1.0.hap1, whole genome shotgun sequence, the proteins below share one genomic window:
- the KCNMB2 gene encoding calcium-activated potassium channel subunit beta-2: MFIWTSGRTSSSYRHDEKRNIYQKIRDHDLLDKRKTVTALKAGEDRAILLGLAMMVCSIMMYFLLGITLLRSYMQSVWTEESQCTLLNASITETFNCSFSCGPDCWKLSQYPCLQVYVNLTSSGEKLLLYHTEETIKINQKCSYIPKCGKNFEESMSLVNVVMENFRKYQHFSCYSDPEGNQKSVILTKLYSSNVLFHSLFWPTCMMAGGVAIVAMVKLTQYLSLLCERIQRINR, from the exons AAATATTTACCAGAAAATCAGAGACCATGACCTCCTGGACAAAAGGAAAACAGTCACAGCACTGAAGGCAGGAGAGGACCGAGCCATTCTCCTGGGACTGGCCATGATGGTGTGCTCCATCATGATGTACTTTCTGCTGGGAATCACACTCCTGCGCTCATACATGCAGAG CGTGTGGACCGAAGAGTCTCAATGCACCTTGCTGAATGCATCCATCACGGAAACATTTAATTGCTCCTTCAGCTGCGGTCCAGACTGCTGGAAACTTTCTCAGTACCCCTGCCTCCAGGTGTACGTTAACCTGACTTCTTCCGGGGAAAAGCTCCTCCTCTACCACACAGAAGAGACGATAAAAATCAATCAGAAG TGCTCCTATATACCTAAGTGTGGAAAAAATTTTGAAGAATCCATGTCCCTGGTGAATGTTGTCATGGAAAACTTCAGGAAGTATCAACACTTTTCCTGCTATTCTGACCCAGAAGGAAACCAGAAGAGCGTTATCCTAACCAAACTCTACAGTTCCAACGTGCTGTTCCATTCACTCTTCTGGCCAACCTGTATGATGGCTGGAGGCGTGGCAATTGTTGCCATGGTGAAACTTACACAGTACCTCTCCCTACTCTGTGAGAGGATCCAACGGATCAATAGATAA